GTAGCACTTATCAGCTTTAATGGAAGTACTGTTTTAAAACTCAATCCAATAGGAGATATATTAGCTGTACTTGCTGCTGCTACATGGTCAGTTTATTCTATAGTTACTAAAAAAATAAGTGACTATCAATATAATACAATACAGGTAACAAGAAGAATATTTTTCTATGGATTGATATTCATGCTCCCTGCTCTTTTCTTTTTCGATTTTCGTATAGGAATTGAAAGATTTAGAGATCCACTTATTTTATTTAATATATTATTTTTAGGGTTTGGAGCTTCTGCTGTCTGTTTTGTAACTTGGAATCTTTCTTTAAAACTTCTTGGAGTCTTAAAAACAAGTGTATACATCTATGCAGTTCCAGTTATAACAGTAGCATTTTCAGCTTTTATACTTAAAGAAAAAATAACTTCTATAGCTATGGTTGGAACTTTCCTGACTTTGACAGGATTATTTATCTCAGAAAATAGAATCAATATAAAAAAAGGAGAAAAAAATGGATGAAAAAAATAGTAAATGTGTAATAATAGTAGATGAAGAGCTTCCTTTAGGTATAATTGTAAATACTTCATCTATTCTTGGAATCACTCTTGGAAAACATATTCCAGATTTAATAGGAAGGGACATACAAGATGATAATAACAAAAATCATTTAGGTATAATTAAAATACCTGTTCCTATATTAAAAGGGAATAAAAATATGATAAGAGAATTAAGAGAAAAACTTTATACTTCTGATTTTGAAGATATTATTACAGTTGATTTCTCTGATGTAGCTCAAAGCTGTAAAACATATGATGAATTTGAAAAAAAACTTTCTAAAGTTCATGAAAAAGATATGAAATACTTTGGAATAGCTCTTTGTGGAAATAAGAAAAAAATAAATAAACTTACAGGAAATATTCCACTTCTTCGTTAAAAAAAGACTGCTTTATTTTGCAGTCTTTTTAATTTATTTACTATTTGTTATTTTCTGCCAGTTCACTATATTTTTTAGAAAGATCACTTTTTCCACGATCTGAATAGAATAACCCTAAATTATATTGAGCATCTTTAAGTCCTTCATCTGCAGCCTTTTTATAATAGATTTCTGCTAAATCATATTTTTTCTGTTCTTCATATAATATTCCCAAATTATTTTGAGCTTCTAAATCTCCTTGATCTGAAGCCATTTTCCAGTATTTTTCTGCCAGAGTGAATTTTTTTTGATTTTTGTATAGAATTCCCAAATTATATTGAGCATCCATATCACCTTGACTAGCTGCTAATTTATAAAACTCTTCTGCTAATCCAAATTTCTTTTGATCTTCATACAAACACCCTAAATTATACTGGGCTCCTTTATCTCCTTGAGCTGCTGCTAATTTATAATATTTTTCTGCTTCAGGAAAATTCTTTTGTGTATCATATAAACATCCCAAATTATACTGTGCATCTACATCTCCTTGAGCTGCTGCTTTTTTATAGTATGTTTCTGCTAAATCATATTTTTTCTGATCATCATATAAAACTCCAAGATTATACTGTGCATCTTTATCACCTTTATCCGCTGCCAGTTTGTAATACTTTTCTGCTAAATCAAGTTTATTGGTATTTTCATATAATATTCCCAAAGCATATAGTGCATCCATATCACCTTTATCTGCTGCCATCTTCCAATATTTTTCTGCTAAATCATATTTTCCATTTTCATAATATGAATTTCCCTGTTTTACTTGCTCTTCTGTACTGTCTCCTGCAAATACTATATTTCCTAGACTACACACCAAAATAATAACATAAAAAATTAAACTAATTCTACTTTTTCCTTTCATATAAATTCCCCCTAATATTCATTATTTAATTTTAAGCTAAAATATTTTCTACTTTATTATTTTTTTACATTTTCTTTCTATAAAATCTTTAAATTTATGAAATGTTCCAACTGAAAAACTATCTTTTCTTAGAATTATCCCATTTTGTTTTCCTATCATCATCACATACAATTTTTTCAGTTCATATATTCTTTTTATCTGGCTATAATCAAATTCCATAAAAACTTTTCCTTCTTCAAGAGTTACTATTTCTTCTCCAAAACGAAATATACTCTCAGGTATAATTCCATTATGAATAGCAAGAGTATTTTTCATCATATCTTTACTTACTTTAAAATGAAGAAAATAAATTGCTATTGAAAAGAAAAACATTACAACAAATACAAGTATCTCAAAAATAGTTCTTTCTCTCACAATATTTAAATATCCTATACAAAAACAGCCTACAGCAAGAATTGCTCCACATATTCTTAAACGCTTTAAAATTATATCCTTCAAGAATTCTAAAAAAATATTTTTGCTGGTATAGTATCTATTTTCAAATAAAAGTTCTATATCTATCCCCTCTCTTTCTTTTTTATATAAATTATAACACAGATTCAAAACTAAAAAAATATTCATTTTTATAAAAATGAATATTTTTATATTTTAGAGAGTATTATTATCTCTCGTTAAAATAATATATTAGTCTTCTTTATAATTTATATTCTCTTTTAAAAAAGTTCCTTCTTCTAAATCTCTGAATGCCTGCTGAAGTTCAGCCTTAGTGTTCATTACAATTGGCCCACCCCAACTGATAGGTTCATCTAAACTAGTAGAGCTGATAAAAAGCACTTGTGTATATTCAGATTTTGCTTTAATATGAATGAAATCCCCTTTGGTTAATTTCACAGCTGTTTTTTCTTCCACTAATACATCTCCAACATATGCATCACCTAAAAGTAAAAATAATATAACTGAAGCTTCTCTATCTGTATTGATAGTAAAAGAAGTATTAGGTTCTAAATGAATATCATAATAATCTAAAGGTAAATATTTGCTTTGATATCCTATTTTATCTTCATATTTTCCAGCAAGTAATCTCAATTTTCCATTTTCAAAAATAATTTCTTCAATATCACGATTCTTTATACTATGATATGTAGGAGGAACCATTTTATCTTTAGCAGATAAATTGAGCCATAATTGTATTCCAAGCATTCTCTTAGCTGCTGGAAGCTGCTCCTCATGTAAGATACCAGAACCAGCAGTCATCCATTGAACTTCCCCATCTTCGATCATGTCTTCATTTCCTAAACTATCTTTATGAATCATTTTTCCTTTGTATATATAACTTATAGTTTCTATCCCTCTATGAGGGTGAAGAGGAAACCCAGCTGTATAATCATCTGGATTAACACTATCAAATGAGTCAAGCATCAATATTGGATCATAATCACCTACAGTTTTATGCCCAAGTACTCTAACTAAATTTACTCCCGCACCATCTTGTGTTTTAAACCCCTTTACCTGCATTTTGATTTTTCTTTCCATAATACTTAGCCTCCATAAATTCAAATTTAAAAATAATATTTACAATAATTAATAAAAGATTTTTTTTAATCATTTAAGTATTTTTTTATAATAAAATTAACAACAAAAAGAAACTTTCTAGGTTAAATTTCTTTTTTATTATATAAAGTACTTCTTAGAAATATATTAATATTATACTTTCATAAAAGTATATTTCTTTTTTATTTTTTATAATTGCACAAGTATATAAAAATATTTTTTATAATTTATTTACCAACTAATAAAATTGAAAATATAACTATATATCTATTTCTAAATTTTCTAAAAAAAGAAAATACTAATTAGATAGTATAATATTATATAAAAGAAAATAATTAAAAATTTACAATTTT
This genomic stretch from Fusobacterium sp. harbors:
- a CDS encoding DMT family transporter — encoded protein: MNNKNTLGHISAILTVLIWGTTFISTKVLLTHFTPIEILFFRFSLGFIALLLIYPHKLILKDKKQEKLFMLAGLCGVTLYFLFENIALTYSFASNIGVIVSISPFITGILTHFFLKQEKLKLSFFLGFLVSITGVALISFNGSTVLKLNPIGDILAVLAAATWSVYSIVTKKISDYQYNTIQVTRRIFFYGLIFMLPALFFFDFRIGIERFRDPLILFNILFLGFGASAVCFVTWNLSLKLLGVLKTSVYIYAVPVITVAFSAFILKEKITSIAMVGTFLTLTGLFISENRINIKKGEKNG
- a CDS encoding DUF2000 domain-containing protein, with protein sequence MDEKNSKCVIIVDEELPLGIIVNTSSILGITLGKHIPDLIGRDIQDDNNKNHLGIIKIPVPILKGNKNMIRELREKLYTSDFEDIITVDFSDVAQSCKTYDEFEKKLSKVHEKDMKYFGIALCGNKKKINKLTGNIPLLR
- a CDS encoding tetratricopeptide repeat protein encodes the protein MKGKSRISLIFYVIILVCSLGNIVFAGDSTEEQVKQGNSYYENGKYDLAEKYWKMAADKGDMDALYALGILYENTNKLDLAEKYYKLAADKGDKDAQYNLGVLYDDQKKYDLAETYYKKAAAQGDVDAQYNLGCLYDTQKNFPEAEKYYKLAAAQGDKGAQYNLGCLYEDQKKFGLAEEFYKLAASQGDMDAQYNLGILYKNQKKFTLAEKYWKMASDQGDLEAQNNLGILYEEQKKYDLAEIYYKKAADEGLKDAQYNLGLFYSDRGKSDLSKKYSELAENNK
- a CDS encoding YcxB family protein, which gives rise to MNIFLVLNLCYNLYKKEREGIDIELLFENRYYTSKNIFLEFLKDIILKRLRICGAILAVGCFCIGYLNIVRERTIFEILVFVVMFFFSIAIYFLHFKVSKDMMKNTLAIHNGIIPESIFRFGEEIVTLEEGKVFMEFDYSQIKRIYELKKLYVMMIGKQNGIILRKDSFSVGTFHKFKDFIERKCKKIIK
- a CDS encoding pirin family protein gives rise to the protein MERKIKMQVKGFKTQDGAGVNLVRVLGHKTVGDYDPILMLDSFDSVNPDDYTAGFPLHPHRGIETISYIYKGKMIHKDSLGNEDMIEDGEVQWMTAGSGILHEEQLPAAKRMLGIQLWLNLSAKDKMVPPTYHSIKNRDIEEIIFENGKLRLLAGKYEDKIGYQSKYLPLDYYDIHLEPNTSFTINTDREASVILFLLLGDAYVGDVLVEEKTAVKLTKGDFIHIKAKSEYTQVLFISSTSLDEPISWGGPIVMNTKAELQQAFRDLEEGTFLKENINYKED